Proteins encoded in a region of the Sphingopyxis sp. OAS728 genome:
- a CDS encoding VOC family protein produces METQLLHRGRLIDHIQLVVADLKASRTFYGALFDVLDVPIGGEAEDYFWVDELFVSTADSAAALGKLTGRHHLAFQAADRAAVDAFYKAGLAAGGRDNGAPGERPYHPGYYAAFLLDPDGNNIEAVYHGAHERSAPSVEISF; encoded by the coding sequence ATGGAAACGCAATTGCTGCATCGCGGCCGGTTGATCGATCATATCCAGCTGGTGGTCGCCGACTTGAAGGCGAGCCGCACCTTTTACGGCGCGCTGTTCGACGTGCTCGATGTGCCGATCGGCGGCGAGGCGGAGGATTATTTCTGGGTCGACGAATTGTTCGTATCGACCGCCGACAGCGCGGCCGCGCTTGGCAAGCTGACCGGCCGGCATCATCTGGCGTTTCAGGCGGCCGATCGTGCGGCAGTCGACGCCTTCTACAAGGCGGGGCTGGCCGCGGGCGGCCGCGACAATGGCGCGCCGGGCGAGCGGCCCTATCATCCGGGCTATTATGCCGCCTTCCTGCTCGACCCCGACGGGAATAATATCGAGGCGGTCTATCATGGCGCGCACGAACGGAGTGCGCCGTCGGTCGAGATCAGCTTCTAG
- a CDS encoding GNAT family N-acetyltransferase, giving the protein MTDTLLALSTDHCRITPLFADDARALSAITDETVTSQVHFLPAPFTEADARALIAGSGGGDVFHAVRDEHGLDLNGVIGVHRRRAQEYEIGYWFAARARGKGIATEAVRAVVEALVSSRPGCSVVAECHPDNDRSRALLRRVGFVPTGLMGRRPGRMLLAWRAAPAYRIDVC; this is encoded by the coding sequence ATGACCGATACCTTGCTTGCCCTGTCGACCGACCATTGCCGCATCACGCCGTTGTTTGCCGACGATGCGCGCGCCTTGTCCGCGATCACCGACGAAACGGTGACGTCGCAGGTCCATTTCCTGCCGGCGCCCTTCACCGAGGCCGACGCCCGCGCGCTGATCGCGGGATCGGGCGGCGGCGATGTGTTCCATGCGGTGCGCGACGAACATGGCCTCGACCTCAACGGCGTGATCGGCGTCCATCGCCGCAGAGCCCAAGAATATGAGATCGGTTACTGGTTTGCGGCGCGGGCGCGGGGCAAGGGCATTGCGACCGAAGCGGTGCGCGCGGTCGTCGAAGCGCTCGTCTCATCACGGCCCGGCTGTTCGGTCGTCGCCGAATGTCATCCCGACAATGACCGGTCGCGCGCGCTGCTGCGCCGCGTCGGCTTTGTGCCGACGGGGCTGATGGGGCGGCGGCCCGGGCGGATGCTGCTGGCTTGGCGCGCGGCGCCCGCCTATCGCATCGATGTCTGCTGA
- a CDS encoding HD domain-containing protein produces the protein MEQPLPIDPKRLEGIIAFLQAAEKLKDTLRSGITAQGRAESTAEHSWRLCLMAMLFDRELGEFDRLKLLKLCVIHDLGEAISGDVPATQQVAGDGRARQERADLVSLCAPLPRDLGEEIVALWDEYSTAASPEAVLAKGFDKLETMLQHLIGKNAPDFDYRFNLGYGAKHTARHPLLKALRRLVDRETRERVAAMPLQGA, from the coding sequence ATGGAACAGCCTTTACCAATCGACCCCAAGCGGCTCGAAGGCATCATTGCCTTCCTGCAGGCGGCCGAAAAGCTCAAGGATACGCTGCGGAGCGGTATCACGGCGCAAGGCCGCGCCGAGAGTACCGCCGAACATAGCTGGCGCCTCTGCCTGATGGCGATGCTGTTCGATCGCGAGCTCGGCGAGTTCGACCGGCTCAAACTGCTCAAGCTCTGCGTCATCCACGACCTCGGCGAGGCGATTTCGGGCGATGTGCCCGCGACGCAGCAGGTGGCCGGCGACGGTCGCGCCCGGCAAGAGCGTGCCGATCTTGTCAGCTTATGCGCCCCGCTTCCGCGCGATCTTGGCGAGGAGATCGTCGCGCTCTGGGACGAATATAGCACCGCCGCGTCGCCCGAGGCAGTCCTTGCCAAGGGTTTCGACAAGCTCGAAACCATGCTCCAGCACCTGATCGGGAAAAACGCACCCGACTTCGATTACCGTTTCAACCTCGGCTATGGTGCCAAGCACACGGCGCGGCATCCGCTGCTCAAGGCGCTCCGCCGCCTCGTCGACCGGGAAACGCGGGAACGCGTTGCCGCGATGCCCTTGCAAGGCGCCTAG
- a CDS encoding Rrf2 family transcriptional regulator: MKRDSRLSGVLHVLLHMAEHRAPMTSEQLAKAMQTHPVVIRRILGGLRDAGFVHSEKGHGGGWTIAKDLAAITMRDVYEAIGRPALMAMGNRTEAPGCLVEQAVNAALDSSFRDAEALLLARFSEVTLAELAADFHSRMAARSTSPDIQEHIHG; this comes from the coding sequence ATGAAACGCGACAGCCGACTCTCGGGCGTGCTCCACGTCCTCCTCCATATGGCCGAGCATCGCGCCCCGATGACCTCGGAGCAGCTCGCGAAGGCGATGCAGACGCATCCCGTCGTGATCCGCCGCATCCTCGGCGGCCTGCGCGATGCGGGCTTCGTCCATAGCGAAAAGGGGCATGGCGGCGGCTGGACGATCGCGAAGGATCTCGCCGCCATCACGATGCGCGACGTCTATGAGGCGATCGGCCGCCCCGCTCTGATGGCGATGGGCAATCGCACCGAGGCGCCCGGCTGCCTTGTCGAACAGGCGGTCAACGCCGCACTCGACTCCAGCTTTCGCGATGCCGAAGCGCTGCTGCTCGCGCGCTTCTCCGAAGTGACGCTCGCCGAGCTCGCCGCCGATTTCCACTCGCGCATGGCCGCGCGCTCCACCTCCCCCGACATACAGGAGCATATCCATGGCTGA
- a CDS encoding class I SAM-dependent methyltransferase — translation MAEGAQHFLDSFKDPEAVARYTEGPRRFVPGLDGLHRMTGLLLAERVPDDAHILVLGAGGGSEMKAMAEAHPGWRFTGVDPAGPMLDLAGDVMGPNAHRAELIEGYIDDAPAGPFDGATCLLTLHFLATEERIRTAAEIRKRLKPGAPFVAAHGSFPQGAGERDRWLDRYASYAIASGGDPDQVAKGREAVATHVAMLSPEADVEVLRAAGFTGVEQFYAAFTWHGWVGYA, via the coding sequence ATGGCTGAAGGCGCCCAGCATTTCCTCGACAGCTTCAAGGACCCCGAAGCGGTCGCGCGCTACACCGAAGGGCCGCGCCGCTTCGTCCCGGGCCTCGACGGGCTCCACCGGATGACCGGGCTGTTGCTCGCAGAGCGCGTTCCTGACGACGCGCATATCCTCGTCCTCGGCGCCGGCGGCGGCAGCGAGATGAAGGCGATGGCGGAAGCGCATCCGGGCTGGCGCTTCACCGGCGTCGACCCGGCGGGTCCGATGCTCGATCTGGCCGGCGATGTGATGGGCCCGAACGCGCATCGCGCCGAGCTGATCGAAGGCTATATCGACGACGCCCCCGCCGGCCCCTTCGACGGCGCGACCTGCCTCCTGACGCTCCATTTCCTCGCGACCGAAGAACGCATCCGCACCGCCGCCGAAATCCGCAAAAGGCTGAAACCCGGCGCACCGTTCGTCGCGGCACACGGCAGCTTCCCGCAAGGCGCGGGCGAGCGCGACCGCTGGCTCGACCGCTATGCGTCCTACGCGATCGCATCGGGCGGCGATCCCGATCAAGTCGCCAAAGGCCGCGAGGCCGTCGCCACCCATGTCGCGATGCTGAGCCCCGAGGCCGACGTCGAGGTGCTACGCGCCGCGGGTTTTACGGGCGTCGAACAATTCTATGCCGCCTTCACCTGGCACGGCTGGGTCGGCTACGCCTGA
- a CDS encoding esterase/lipase family protein: MIRGFLTRRAEWPARIPDPDALPPLALLWREIGSLVRALGGRIRPMPPEPNPDSEHPPVMVLPGFLSGDWATKALRADLRRAGFRCYAWGLGFNRGATADIIDRIDTRVQWIIDRTGYAPALVGWSLGGIYAREYAKHHPNKVARVVTLGSPFSGSRRANRAWRLYHLVARHPVDNPPIDFHPAPRPEMPTFALWSKHDGVVAVSSARGQPHESDRQVEVDCGHMGFAYAPTSVAAIAKALTEEVGTDAPVQQTSMR, from the coding sequence ATGATCCGCGGCTTCCTCACCCGGCGCGCCGAATGGCCCGCGCGCATCCCCGATCCCGACGCGCTGCCGCCGCTGGCGCTATTGTGGCGCGAGATCGGGTCGCTGGTGCGCGCGCTCGGCGGCCGCATCCGCCCGATGCCGCCCGAACCCAATCCCGACAGCGAGCATCCGCCGGTGATGGTTCTCCCCGGCTTCCTGTCGGGCGACTGGGCGACCAAGGCACTCCGCGCCGACCTTCGCCGCGCGGGTTTCCGCTGCTACGCTTGGGGCCTCGGCTTCAACCGCGGCGCGACCGCCGACATCATCGACCGTATCGATACGCGCGTGCAATGGATCATCGACCGCACCGGCTATGCCCCCGCGCTCGTCGGCTGGAGCCTTGGCGGCATCTATGCGCGCGAATATGCCAAGCATCACCCGAACAAGGTCGCGCGCGTCGTCACGCTCGGCTCGCCCTTTTCGGGCAGCCGCCGCGCCAACCGCGCGTGGCGCCTCTACCACCTCGTCGCGCGGCACCCGGTCGACAACCCGCCGATCGACTTCCACCCCGCGCCGCGCCCCGAAATGCCGACCTTTGCACTCTGGTCGAAGCATGACGGCGTCGTCGCGGTCAGCAGCGCGCGCGGCCAGCCGCACGAAAGCGACCGGCAGGTCGAGGTCGACTGCGGCCATATGGGCTTCGCCTATGCGCCCACCTCGGTCGCCGCGATCGCCAAGGCGCTGACCGAAGAGGTCGGCACCGACGCGCCCGTTCAGCAGACATCGATGCGATAG
- a CDS encoding helix-turn-helix domain-containing protein, translating to MARDLPIGLALRRFRRLNGIKQGHVAELFAVSQGSVSRWESGAHEPDAVHREKIAAFIAARTSSDSDHALKRLVETSTQAVHLICDSTHILLAASKARAAQWDGDAQSYVGTSLWRFASPEIILAEERLGDAGWFERPFQTLHFDTGSNGSNRIPVAPSRICWESIPLSGGRTGRLTTTIDRHA from the coding sequence GTGGCCCGCGATCTTCCCATCGGTCTGGCACTGCGCCGCTTTCGACGCCTGAACGGCATCAAACAGGGCCATGTCGCCGAACTTTTCGCGGTGTCGCAAGGCAGCGTGTCGCGATGGGAAAGCGGCGCGCATGAGCCCGATGCCGTGCACCGCGAAAAGATCGCCGCCTTCATCGCCGCGCGCACGTCCAGCGACAGCGACCATGCGCTGAAAAGGCTCGTCGAAACATCGACACAGGCCGTGCACCTGATCTGCGATTCCACCCATATCCTGTTGGCGGCGTCGAAGGCACGGGCTGCGCAGTGGGACGGCGACGCGCAATCCTATGTCGGCACGTCGCTGTGGCGCTTCGCGAGCCCCGAAATCATCCTCGCCGAAGAGCGGCTGGGCGATGCCGGCTGGTTCGAGCGCCCGTTCCAGACGCTGCACTTCGACACCGGAAGCAACGGCAGCAATCGGATCCCGGTCGCGCCGAGCCGCATCTGCTGGGAAAGCATCCCGCTTTCGGGCGGCCGCACCGGCCGGCTGACGACGACCATCGACCGCCACGCATAA